In Brevibacterium pigmentatum, the sequence GTGGGCGGACTGCTCGGCGTCACCGGCGGTTGGCAGGTGCCGCTGTGGTTCATGGTCATCATCTCCGCGCTCATGACGATCACCGGCTGGCTGTCGGCGGGTCCGGGGACCGTCGACGACGAACTGGCGCCGACTTCCGGGCACAGTGGCACCGGCGAGGCAAAGTGACCCATAATGGAATCTCAAGGACCCGTTTCTGAGGAGAATCGACACTCGTGGACATCAACGATCTCGGCAATGACATCGAAAAAGTACTCGTCTCGGAAGAGCAGATAGCCGCACGACTCGTTGAATTGGCCGCCGCCATCGATGAAGACTACAAAGACAAGGACATCCTCCTCGTCGGCGTCCTCAAGGGGGCCGTCATGGTCATGGCCGACCTTGCCCGTGCCCTGCATTCGCCGGTGACGATGGACTGGATGGCCGTGTCCTCGTACGGATCGGGCACGAAGTCGTCCGGCGTCGTGCGGATCCTCAAGGACCTCGACACCGACCTCACCGACCGCCACGTCCTCATCGTCGAAGACATCATCGACTCCGGTCTCACTCTGTCCTGGCTGGTCCAGAACCTGCGCACCCGCGGAGCGACCACCGTCGAGATCTGCACGATGCTGCGCAAGCCCGAAGCCGTCAAGGTCGACATCGACGTCAAGTACGTCGGCTTCGATGTGCCCAACGAATTCGTCATCGGCTACGGCCTCGACTACGCGGAGAAGTACCGCAACGTGCCGTTCGTTGCGACACTGGCTCAGCACGTCTACAGCTGAGCCTGACCGCATCGCATCTTTACGCCCGCGGCGAACCCGGGCAGGGTCCGGGGTCTGTGACGGAATAGATTCGCCATGCATTCGGGCTATAGGGGTGCGAAGTACTAGGCTGTGGGGGATGTTCCCAGGCAGCCTCGGTAGCCTGAAACGGTTGCCCACATCTTTTTCCTGAGAGGACTTATGGCCGAGTCGAACAAACGTCGCCCACTGCTGAACAAGGCGACGAAGGGCCCATTGGTCTGGATCGTCCTGGCGCTGCTCGTCGTATCGGTCGGTGCTCTGCTGTTCAGCCAGTCCGGGTTCAGCCAAATCGACACCGAACAGGGTCTGCAGCTGCTTGAGGACGACAAGGTCGAGCAGGCCAAGATCGTCGACAAGGACCAGCGC encodes:
- the hpt gene encoding hypoxanthine phosphoribosyltransferase, with the translated sequence MDINDLGNDIEKVLVSEEQIAARLVELAAAIDEDYKDKDILLVGVLKGAVMVMADLARALHSPVTMDWMAVSSYGSGTKSSGVVRILKDLDTDLTDRHVLIVEDIIDSGLTLSWLVQNLRTRGATTVEICTMLRKPEAVKVDIDVKYVGFDVPNEFVIGYGLDYAEKYRNVPFVATLAQHVYS